The following are encoded in a window of Sphaerisporangium siamense genomic DNA:
- the tuf gene encoding elongation factor Tu, translating to MAKQAYVRNKPHLNIGTMGHVDHGKTTLTAAITKVLAERGGATYTPFERIDRTPEEARRGITINISHVEYETATRHYAHVDMPGHADYVKNMITGAAQLDGAILVVSAQDGIMPQTREHVLLARRVGVEHLVVALNKADGADPELADLVELELTELLAEHGYHDVPMVRVSGLRALEGDPAWTASVEALLRAVDEHIPVPVRYVDAPFLMPVENVLTVTGRGTVVTGAIERGSVKVGDTVEVIGLGAGFTAVVTGVETFGRVMDRGEAGDNAAVLLRGVRREQVRRGQVLAVPGSQTARRRLAARIYLLTEAEGGRRKPIADGYRPQFYLRTTDVPGQIALDAPAAPGDTVEAVVDLGKEVALEAGLNFAIREGGLTVGAGTVLAVLG from the coding sequence ATGGCCAAGCAGGCCTATGTGCGGAACAAGCCGCACCTCAACATCGGCACGATGGGGCATGTCGACCACGGGAAGACCACGCTGACCGCCGCGATCACCAAGGTGCTCGCCGAGCGGGGCGGGGCGACGTACACGCCGTTCGAGAGGATCGACCGCACGCCCGAGGAGGCGCGGCGCGGGATCACGATCAACATCTCGCACGTCGAGTACGAGACGGCCACCCGTCACTACGCGCACGTGGACATGCCCGGTCACGCCGACTACGTGAAGAACATGATCACGGGGGCGGCGCAGCTCGACGGGGCCATCCTGGTGGTCTCCGCGCAGGACGGCATCATGCCGCAGACGCGCGAGCACGTGCTGCTCGCCCGGCGGGTCGGCGTGGAGCACCTGGTCGTCGCGCTGAACAAGGCCGACGGCGCCGACCCGGAGCTCGCCGACCTGGTGGAGCTGGAGCTGACGGAGCTGCTCGCCGAGCACGGCTACCACGACGTGCCCATGGTCAGGGTGTCGGGGCTGCGGGCGCTGGAGGGCGACCCCGCGTGGACGGCGTCGGTCGAGGCGCTGCTGCGGGCGGTGGACGAGCACATCCCCGTCCCGGTCCGCTACGTCGACGCGCCGTTCCTGATGCCGGTGGAGAACGTGCTCACCGTCACCGGGCGGGGCACGGTCGTCACCGGGGCGATCGAGCGCGGGTCGGTCAAGGTCGGCGACACGGTCGAGGTCATCGGTCTCGGCGCGGGCTTCACGGCGGTGGTCACCGGGGTCGAGACCTTCGGCAGGGTGATGGACCGGGGCGAGGCGGGCGACAACGCCGCGGTGCTCCTGCGCGGGGTCCGGCGGGAGCAGGTGCGCCGGGGGCAGGTGCTGGCCGTCCCCGGCTCGCAGACGGCCCGCCGGCGCCTCGCCGCCAGGATCTACCTGCTCACCGAGGCCGAGGGCGGGCGGCGCAAGCCCATCGCCGACGGCTACCGGCCGCAGTTCTACCTCCGGACGACGGACGTGCCCGGCCAGATCGCCCTGGACGCGCCCGCCGCGCCGGGAGACACGGTGGAGGCGGTCGTCGACCTGGGCAAGGAGGTGGCCCTGGAAGCCGGCCTGAACTTCGCGATCCGCGAGGGCGGGCTGACGGTCGGGGCGGGAACCGTGCTGGCCGTCCTCGGCTAG